The following proteins come from a genomic window of Miscanthus floridulus cultivar M001 chromosome 2, ASM1932011v1, whole genome shotgun sequence:
- the LOC136536007 gene encoding uncharacterized protein, with protein MLLGQIDLPITFRGPSNYRMDTLTFEVVGFHRTYHAILGQPCYAKFMAIPNYTYLKLKMSGLGRVITIGISFQGAYECKVECCDHIAAIVASRELANIKKEVIEEAPNPKRLTKFFK; from the coding sequence atgctgcttgggcagatcgatctacctatCACCTTCAGGGGTCcgtccaactataggatggaTACCCTCACTTTCGAAGTGGTGGGGTTCCATAGAacttaccatgccatcctgggacaaccatgctatgcgaagttcatggccatccccaactacacctacctcaagctaaagatgtcgggcctaggcagggtcatcaccatcggcatctCCTTTCAGGGCGCCTACGAGTGCAAAGTCGAGTGCTGTGATCACATCGCAGCGATCGTAGCCTCCAGAGAGCTCGCGAACATAAAAAaagaggtcatcgaagaagcgccCAACCCCAAAAGGTTGACCAAGTTTTTCAAGTGA